In the Psychromicrobium lacuslunae genome, ACCGTGAAAGACGATCTGGGTCGCAGCGTGAAACTGGACAAGCCAGCCGAACGGGTGGTCACTACCGAGTGGCAGCAGACCGAAGACGTGCTGACCTTAGGAGTCACTCCGGTAGGCGTTGCTGATATCGCTGGGTATAAGGTCTGGGACACCGCAGAGTCGCTGCCCGACTCAGTCAAGGATGTCGGCACCCGCCAGGAACCCAATCTCGACGCGATCTTCTCGCTCAACCCCGATCTGGTGATCGTGGAGGCAAGTAGCGAAACTCCGTTGGTCAAGCAGCTTTCCGCTAAAGGTATCGCGGTGCTGGTCTCCAAAGGTGCCGATGGCAAGGACTCGATTGCCAAGATGAAGCAGACTTTCCAACTGGTGGCCGAGGCTTTGGGTAAGCAGGATAAGGCTAAGGAAGCTATCAATAGTTTTGATGCCAAGCTGGCCGAGGGTAAGAAAAAGATCGAAGAAGCAGCCCCCAGCAGCAAGGATTTCCTCTACCTTGACGCTTACCTTGAGGGCTCGAACATCTCAATTCGAATCTTCGGCAAGGGCTCGTTCATCGGAGATCTGGGCAGCCAGCTCGGGCTGAAGAATCTCTGGACCGGCAATACCGACCCGGTTTACGGCTTTGCTGCCACCGACGTCGAAGGTCTCTCGGCGCTGAAGCCTTCCCGCATCCTCTACACCGCTGAGGAATCGAAGGACTGGCTCACCCCCTTGGAGAACAATGCGCTCTGGAAGAACATCCCGGCGGTCAAAGACGGCAAGGTGAAGGCCTTCCCGAGCGGGATTTGGACCTTCGGCGGGCCGAAGAGCGGCGAGCAGGTCATCGACGCTTTCGTCGCAGCAGTAACCTCCTAAGTCGTGTCACTGGCGACTGCCGCGCCAGAACGCTCGGAGCAGAACCCCGGTTTCCCCAGGTTATTGGGCAAGCTCTCTGCTCCGAGCGTGCTCGTCGGCGCTTTGATTCTCACCGTATTAATTTCGCTGGTTCATCTGACCCAGGGCAGCTCGACGGTGGGAGTTGGCGACCTCTTCCAGATGCTCATCGGCAATGGAGATCAAGGCGCTAGCGATACCTTCTTTTCCAGCAGGTTGCCCAGGCTGCTGGCCGGTTTAGTAGCCGGGGTGGCGCTCGGCGCCGCTGGCGCTCTGCTGCAGTCCATCTCGCGTAATTCACTGGCCTCACCGGACACCCTCGGGGTCACCGCCGGTGCAGCCTTCACAGTGACTTTGGTGGCCGCCCTCGGCATTGCCCTACCGGTCTGGCTGGGCGGTCTGGTCGGTTTCCTTGGTGGCTTGCTTGCCGCTGCAGTGGTTTTCCTGTTGATCGCCGGTCGGAACACCTCAGTGACCAGGTTGGTGCTGG is a window encoding:
- a CDS encoding ABC transporter substrate-binding protein — translated: MDISTVKKLRVIGALLIGAVALSACGTTQPAATAPGSTAVESITVKDDLGRSVKLDKPAERVVTTEWQQTEDVLTLGVTPVGVADIAGYKVWDTAESLPDSVKDVGTRQEPNLDAIFSLNPDLVIVEASSETPLVKQLSAKGIAVLVSKGADGKDSIAKMKQTFQLVAEALGKQDKAKEAINSFDAKLAEGKKKIEEAAPSSKDFLYLDAYLEGSNISIRIFGKGSFIGDLGSQLGLKNLWTGNTDPVYGFAATDVEGLSALKPSRILYTAEESKDWLTPLENNALWKNIPAVKDGKVKAFPSGIWTFGGPKSGEQVIDAFVAAVTS